A genomic region of Paenibacillus sp. PL2-23 contains the following coding sequences:
- the asnB gene encoding asparagine synthase (glutamine-hydrolyzing), which yields MCGITGWIDWNSDLTKESVNLEKMTDTLAPRGPDAAGTWISAHCALGHRRLSVMDPENGAQPMIRYTGDDKYVVVYNGELYNAPELKKELESRGRSFTTTCDTEVLLVAFMEWGRACVERFNGIFAFAIWDVTAQELFLARDRLGVKPLFFRRRDGLFIFGSEPKCILEHSAVKAEVGAEGLAEIFVIGPARTPGHGVYKDIEELRPGKCMVVNQAGAKTITYWQLRSSEHTHNVEETAEHVGALLKDTVERQLISDVPVCTLLSGGLDSSALTTLAVNYYAANGQGNVHTYSVDYRDNDKHFQAHAFQPNSDAPWIERMTKHLGTVHHPIQFDTPELAAALHDATLARDLPGMADVDASLLLFCHEIKKGATVAISGEAADEIFGGYPWFHREEALSADTFPWSLATTMRAGLLSPDIAEWIKPEQYIGDRYADAVAEVPQLDGEDEVRRRMRRMSYLNITRFMPTLLDRKDRMSMAAGLEVRVPFCDHRLVEYVFNIPWEIKTAGDREKGILRKSLQGVLPDDVLWRKKSPYPKTHNPNYLTAVKGLLLDVLNDPSSPLLPLINVKKVRELAESDSAKSNLPWFGQLMSGPQLFAYLYQVNLWLKTYKVSIG from the coding sequence ATGTGCGGAATTACCGGCTGGATTGATTGGAACAGTGACCTAACCAAGGAAAGCGTCAATCTGGAAAAGATGACCGACACCCTTGCCCCGCGCGGCCCCGACGCCGCAGGCACCTGGATATCGGCTCATTGCGCGCTTGGCCATCGACGGCTGTCGGTTATGGACCCGGAGAACGGTGCCCAGCCTATGATTCGGTATACTGGGGATGACAAATACGTTGTCGTCTACAATGGAGAGCTGTACAACGCTCCCGAGCTGAAGAAGGAGCTGGAGAGCAGGGGACGTTCCTTCACAACAACCTGCGACACCGAGGTGCTGCTGGTCGCATTTATGGAATGGGGACGCGCATGCGTTGAGCGCTTTAACGGTATTTTCGCGTTTGCGATATGGGATGTAACGGCGCAGGAGCTGTTCCTCGCGCGTGATCGACTTGGCGTCAAGCCGCTGTTCTTCCGGAGAAGAGACGGCTTGTTTATTTTCGGCTCCGAGCCCAAATGCATTCTGGAGCATTCCGCGGTCAAAGCGGAGGTGGGAGCCGAGGGCCTTGCCGAAATATTCGTTATTGGCCCCGCTCGCACGCCGGGACACGGCGTATACAAGGATATTGAGGAGCTGCGGCCAGGCAAGTGTATGGTTGTGAACCAGGCGGGCGCAAAAACCATCACGTACTGGCAGCTGCGGAGCTCGGAGCACACACATAATGTAGAGGAAACCGCCGAGCATGTCGGCGCCTTGCTCAAGGATACGGTGGAGCGGCAGCTTATCTCCGATGTGCCCGTATGCACGCTGCTGTCCGGCGGACTGGACTCCAGCGCGCTGACGACGCTTGCCGTGAACTATTATGCGGCGAATGGTCAGGGCAACGTGCACACGTATTCCGTTGATTACCGCGACAACGACAAGCATTTCCAGGCGCACGCGTTCCAGCCGAACAGCGACGCTCCGTGGATCGAGCGCATGACGAAGCATCTGGGTACCGTGCATCACCCCATTCAGTTCGATACGCCAGAGCTGGCGGCCGCTCTCCATGACGCAACACTGGCGCGCGATTTGCCGGGCATGGCCGATGTCGACGCTTCCCTGCTGCTCTTTTGCCACGAGATCAAGAAGGGCGCGACCGTCGCGATCTCTGGCGAAGCGGCGGACGAAATATTCGGCGGCTACCCCTGGTTCCACCGGGAGGAGGCGCTGAGCGCCGATACCTTCCCATGGTCGCTCGCCACAACGATGAGGGCGGGATTGCTGTCTCCCGACATCGCGGAGTGGATTAAGCCGGAGCAATATATCGGAGATCGGTATGCGGATGCCGTAGCCGAGGTGCCTCAGCTTGACGGCGAGGACGAGGTAAGGCGGCGGATGCGGCGAATGTCTTATTTGAACATTACCCGCTTTATGCCAACGCTTCTGGATCGCAAGGACCGGATGAGCATGGCGGCTGGACTTGAGGTTCGGGTGCCATTCTGCGACCATCGACTCGTGGAATATGTGTTCAACATTCCATGGGAAATCAAAACAGCGGGCGACCGGGAGAAGGGCATTTTGCGCAAATCGCTGCAGGGCGTGCTGCCGGACGACGTATTATGGAGGAAGAAGAGTCCCTACCCGAAGACGCATAACCCGAACTATCTGACCGCGGTCAAAGGTTTGCTGCTAGATGTACTCAACGACCCGTCCTCCCCGCTCCTGCCCCTCATTAACGTGAAGAAGGTTCGGGAGCTTGCGGAATCCGATTCAGCGAAATCCAATCTGCCTTGGTTCGGACAGCTGATGTCGGGTCCCCAGCTGTTCGCCTATTTGTACCAGGTCAATTTGTGGCTGAAGACGTATAAGGTTTCCATCGGTTAG
- a CDS encoding non-canonical purine NTP pyrophosphatase yields the protein MSRHLLSEGSVIVVATKNSGKVKEFAYALEKLGKGVQSLHDYPAIPDIPETGTTFAENARIKAKATGDALGVLALADDSGLRVEALGGAPGVYSARYAGEGASDADNNAKLVAELKALGCEAEDRMEALSGMGMPVDGSKPLSRAQFVCALALYDPETGTFVEAEGTVDGVITDQPHGDGGFGYDPLFWVPALGRGMAELSKEEKGAISHRGEALKALLAKLED from the coding sequence ATGTCCCGGCACTTGCTATCGGAGGGGTCCGTTATTGTCGTCGCAACCAAAAACAGCGGTAAGGTCAAAGAGTTTGCTTACGCTCTGGAGAAGCTGGGCAAGGGTGTGCAAAGCCTGCATGACTATCCCGCCATCCCGGATATTCCGGAGACGGGGACAACCTTCGCGGAGAACGCGCGAATCAAAGCCAAGGCGACGGGAGACGCGCTTGGCGTCCTTGCGCTGGCGGACGATTCCGGCCTTCGGGTGGAGGCGCTTGGCGGCGCGCCGGGCGTCTACTCCGCGCGCTACGCGGGCGAAGGCGCTTCAGACGCTGACAACAATGCGAAGCTTGTGGCGGAGCTCAAGGCGTTGGGCTGCGAGGCTGAAGATCGCATGGAGGCATTAAGCGGTATGGGGATGCCGGTCGACGGCTCGAAGCCCCTTAGCCGCGCTCAATTCGTATGCGCTCTGGCGCTTTACGATCCCGAGACGGGAACGTTCGTGGAAGCGGAGGGCACGGTCGACGGCGTTATAACCGATCAGCCCCATGGAGACGGGGGCTTCGGCTACGACCCGTTATTCTGGGTGCCCGCTCTGGGACGGGGCATGGCGGAGCTGAGCAAGGAGGAGAAGGGCGCCATCAGCCATCGCGGCGAGGCGCTGAAGGCGCTGCTCGCCAAGCTGGAGGATTAG
- the rph gene encoding ribonuclease PH, whose product MRNDSREPNQLRPVQITTNVNKHAEGSVLIEVGDTKVICTASVEDRVPPFMKGQGKGWINAEYAMLPRATHSRNQREAARGKLTGRTMEIQRLIGRALRSVVDLGALGERTITLDCDVIQADGGTRTTSITGAFVALALAVAHIGKTVSFQKYPIRDFLASVSVGVIQEKALLDLNYEEDSKAKVDMNVVMTGEGKFVEVQGTGEEAPFSREEMNQLLALAEAGIEELIQKQREALGELADRIGR is encoded by the coding sequence ATGAGAAATGACAGTCGCGAGCCGAATCAGCTTCGGCCGGTTCAAATAACGACAAACGTAAACAAGCATGCGGAAGGCTCGGTTCTAATCGAGGTGGGAGATACCAAAGTCATCTGCACCGCCAGCGTGGAGGACCGTGTCCCTCCGTTCATGAAGGGCCAGGGCAAGGGATGGATTAACGCGGAATATGCGATGCTGCCGCGCGCGACCCACTCCCGCAATCAGCGTGAAGCGGCGCGGGGCAAGCTGACGGGCCGGACGATGGAAATTCAGCGTCTGATCGGCAGGGCGCTGCGCTCCGTCGTAGATCTTGGCGCGCTGGGCGAGCGTACGATTACGCTTGATTGCGACGTTATTCAGGCAGACGGCGGCACACGCACAACCTCCATTACAGGAGCTTTTGTCGCGCTGGCGCTGGCTGTAGCTCATATCGGCAAGACGGTCTCGTTCCAAAAGTATCCTATCCGTGATTTTCTGGCTTCCGTCAGCGTTGGGGTCATTCAGGAGAAAGCGCTGCTTGATCTGAATTATGAAGAGGATTCCAAGGCGAAGGTCGACATGAACGTCGTCATGACGGGAGAAGGCAAATTCGTAGAGGTGCAAGGCACCGGCGAAGAGGCGCCGTTCTCGCGGGAAGAGATGAATCAGCTGCTTGCGCTTGCCGAGGCCGGCATTGAGGAATTGATCCAGAAGCAGCGTGAAGCGCTCGGCGAGCTCGCGGACCGCATCGGGAGGTAG
- a CDS encoding GerMN domain-containing protein, protein MIQKKWIRRSAYVALLALPVITAGCGLFSQQTSKTIDPPQVEETGDMNSDPTGQALPDGQEPSRMTVYLQDSNGYLAPIAVPVTLGEKETAAQKALEVMVDNGAYAALIPEDFRAMIPQGTQVIGYTYDQERKVAKVNLSGAFLDYNAQDERDIVESITWTLTAMPGIEGVELSVEGQLLEEMPQAAFPIQGELTRKIGINLERAEGVNPANSSSVVLYFSAQSLNHEEYYVPVTRLIDRSDSKEHAAMEQLIQGPLDAKKLTSVILPNVEVESLELLDEGLVKIDLKDEAYESGLPVPAEMLQAIVLSLTENTGATSVQISINGETDLVDDANNTYSETQPATRPHHLNALKS, encoded by the coding sequence ATGATTCAAAAAAAATGGATTCGCCGCTCCGCGTACGTCGCGCTTCTGGCGCTGCCCGTTATAACCGCGGGATGCGGACTGTTCTCTCAGCAAACTAGCAAAACGATCGATCCGCCGCAGGTAGAGGAAACCGGGGACATGAACAGCGATCCAACCGGACAGGCTTTGCCGGACGGCCAAGAGCCATCCAGAATGACGGTGTATCTGCAGGACAGCAACGGCTATCTGGCTCCAATCGCTGTGCCGGTCACGCTTGGCGAGAAGGAGACGGCTGCCCAGAAGGCGCTCGAGGTTATGGTGGACAATGGAGCTTACGCCGCGCTTATTCCGGAGGACTTCAGGGCCATGATTCCGCAAGGCACGCAGGTCATCGGCTATACCTATGATCAGGAGCGCAAAGTCGCGAAGGTCAACCTGTCGGGTGCTTTCCTTGATTATAACGCGCAGGACGAGCGGGATATCGTAGAGTCGATCACCTGGACGCTGACGGCCATGCCAGGCATCGAAGGTGTAGAGCTCTCCGTCGAAGGCCAGCTGCTGGAGGAAATGCCGCAAGCGGCGTTCCCGATCCAAGGCGAGCTTACCCGCAAAATCGGCATCAACCTGGAGAGAGCCGAAGGGGTGAATCCCGCTAATTCTTCGTCGGTGGTGCTCTATTTCTCCGCTCAATCCTTAAATCATGAAGAATATTATGTGCCGGTTACGCGCTTGATCGATCGTTCGGATTCCAAGGAGCACGCGGCGATGGAGCAGCTGATTCAAGGGCCGCTGGATGCCAAGAAGCTGACCAGCGTGATTCTTCCCAATGTGGAGGTCGAAAGCCTGGAGCTGCTGGATGAAGGGCTTGTCAAGATCGATCTGAAGGACGAGGCTTATGAATCCGGTCTGCCGGTTCCGGCGGAAATGCTGCAGGCCATCGTGTTGTCGCTGACCGAGAATACGGGCGCAACCTCTGTACAAATCAGCATCAACGGCGAAACGGATTTGGTGGACGACGCGAACAACACGTACAGCGAGACGCAGCCGGCGACGAGACCCCATCATCTCAACGCGCTGAAGTCCTAA
- a CDS encoding phosphatidylglycerophosphatase A, with product MSNLPEKYSLNSEKVAAATKEWLVKRGVTNEAIAELVYFLQKDYYPELTPEECIIHVEAVLSKREVQNAVLTGIQLDLLAEEGKLMAPLQDMIKYDEGLYGCDEILALSIVNVYGSIGFTNFGYVDKLKPGILVRLNAKSDKEIHTFLDDIVGAIAASAASRIAHRKQAEREGVTTPPLD from the coding sequence ATGAGCAACCTGCCTGAAAAATATAGCCTGAACAGCGAAAAAGTCGCAGCGGCTACCAAAGAATGGCTCGTCAAACGAGGTGTAACCAACGAAGCGATCGCGGAGCTGGTCTACTTCCTGCAGAAGGATTATTACCCGGAGCTCACGCCGGAGGAATGTATTATCCACGTCGAGGCAGTCCTGTCCAAGCGAGAGGTGCAGAACGCTGTCCTGACAGGCATTCAGCTGGATCTGCTGGCGGAGGAAGGCAAGCTGATGGCGCCTCTGCAGGACATGATCAAATACGACGAGGGGTTATACGGCTGCGACGAAATATTGGCGCTGTCCATCGTCAACGTATACGGCAGCATCGGCTTCACCAACTTCGGCTATGTCGATAAGCTGAAGCCCGGCATACTCGTACGTCTAAACGCCAAATCCGACAAAGAGATTCACACCTTCCTCGACGACATCGTCGGCGCCATCGCGGCATCCGCAGCGAGCCGAATCGCGCACCGCAAGCAGGCGGAGCGCGAAGGCGTCACAACGCCGCCGCTGGACTAA
- the glpX gene encoding class II fructose-bisphosphatase: MERELALEIVRVTELAALASAPWMGRGDKNSADGAATSAMRAMFDSVSIRGTVVIGEGEMDEAPMLYIGEQVGSMQGPEVDVAVDPLEGTEIVAKGLNNALSVIAVAGKGQLLHAPDMYMEKLAYGPALVGKLSITDPIETTLAKAADALGKKVADLTVMILDRTRHDSIIKSLRKVGVRIKFLSDGDVAGAMAPAFPEAGIDLYVGSGGAPEGVLAAAALKCLGGGIQGRLMPADGKEYARCIEMGIEDPYRVLTMDDMVGTEDVIFAATGVTPGEFLGGVRYFPDERAETESIVMRAKTKTIRFVRSLHYLPNKPLLQQSGETKPETKEKPKGKAKVEEEQTA, translated from the coding sequence ATGGAGAGAGAGCTTGCTTTGGAGATTGTAAGGGTAACGGAGCTGGCGGCATTGGCATCGGCGCCGTGGATGGGTCGCGGCGACAAAAATAGCGCAGACGGAGCAGCAACATCGGCTATGCGTGCGATGTTCGATTCCGTATCGATACGCGGAACGGTCGTCATTGGGGAAGGCGAGATGGATGAGGCCCCTATGCTGTACATTGGCGAGCAGGTGGGAAGCATGCAGGGCCCTGAGGTTGACGTTGCGGTTGATCCACTGGAAGGAACAGAGATCGTGGCGAAGGGGCTGAACAACGCTTTGTCTGTCATCGCTGTGGCAGGCAAGGGCCAGCTGCTTCACGCACCGGACATGTATATGGAGAAGCTGGCATATGGTCCTGCGCTGGTAGGCAAGCTGTCTATTACGGACCCAATCGAAACAACCCTGGCCAAAGCGGCAGACGCACTGGGGAAAAAGGTTGCGGATCTAACGGTTATGATTCTCGACCGCACGCGCCACGATTCGATTATTAAGTCGCTGCGCAAGGTAGGCGTTCGGATCAAATTCCTATCGGACGGCGATGTAGCGGGAGCGATGGCGCCGGCATTCCCCGAAGCGGGCATAGACCTGTACGTTGGCTCCGGCGGCGCGCCGGAGGGCGTATTGGCAGCCGCAGCGCTTAAGTGTCTAGGAGGCGGTATCCAAGGGAGATTGATGCCAGCGGATGGCAAGGAGTATGCGCGCTGCATCGAGATGGGCATCGAGGACCCTTACCGCGTACTGACAATGGATGACATGGTTGGCACAGAGGATGTTATATTCGCGGCTACCGGCGTCACACCGGGCGAATTCCTGGGCGGGGTGCGCTACTTCCCGGATGAGAGAGCGGAGACGGAGTCCATCGTCATGCGCGCGAAGACCAAAACGATTCGATTCGTTCGGTCGCTTCATTATTTGCCAAACAAGCCGCTGCTGCAGCAATCTGGTGAGACGAAGCCAGAGACAAAAGAGAAGCCAAAGGGGAAAGCAAAGGTAGAGGAAGAGCAGACGGCTTAA
- a CDS encoding alpha-mannosidase translates to MAPTKTAHIISHTHWDREWYLPYEKHHVRLIALMDTLLDTMARDAGYRSFFLDGQTIILEDYLQIRPDRKEELEALIREGRIVIGPWYILQDAFLTSSEANVRNMQIGHRDAKAYGQAAKIGYFPDTFGIMGQTPQLMRQAGIDNAFFGRGVKPTGFNNTVADSEYESSFSELIWEGPDGSQVLGILFANWYSNGNEVPVDEEEAREYWARKLADAEKYASTGELLYMNGCDHQPIQTDLPLAIETAKKLHPDIEFLHSSFESYLDKVRASLSGELSIVRGELRSQRTDGWSTLVNTASARVYLKQLNQLGQALLERTAEPLAAMAHMLGKPYPHHLFVYAWKTLMQNHPHDSICGCSVDEVHREMITRFDKSRHVAETIVDDSLQTIVSSIDTEVFAAYGRDALPVAVFNTSGWERTGVVSVELDVSRIYYRDGLTLPEMNARMESILLGNRVLRNERGEPVACEVEDLGLQFGYDLPDDRFRQPYMCRRVKLTFQAVSVPALGWRTYAWAQGEGAAEGEALADNQSSLLIGEKVLDNGRIRIEIAEDGSFMLEDKASGRTYRDLLVFEDTGDIGNEYMYRQPDGEQAITTKGKKAVIRIAENTVFRAAVEIEHELLVPAEGDAVFEREKREAVYYPERLGARTGEAFVPLKIKALVSLERGARGVSVEVVLRNEAKDHRIRALFPTDLDAAHHYADSVFEAARRDNEPSSEWRNPSNCQHQQAFVDVCEQNAGLTIANLGLNEYELLRDGRNTAAVTLLRAVGELGDWGVFPTPEAQCLGEHRFVMQLLPHDGERGRFQAYAKAYQLQTEWKLQPTGIHGGELQPTGAALAWSGETLAFSSMKLAEESGDLMLRWFNMGGSSQELEVQLPEGTVEAYESDILEQRSGEMLQAGTAAGSAMLTTRPYGIVTVGCRIGSGDTP, encoded by the coding sequence ATGGCACCAACCAAAACGGCTCATATTATTTCCCATACCCACTGGGATCGGGAGTGGTATCTGCCTTACGAGAAGCATCATGTCAGACTGATCGCGTTAATGGACACTCTGCTGGATACAATGGCCAGAGATGCCGGGTACCGGAGCTTTTTCCTGGATGGCCAGACCATCATTCTGGAGGATTATTTGCAGATACGGCCAGACCGCAAGGAGGAGCTTGAAGCGCTGATCCGCGAGGGGCGCATCGTGATTGGGCCTTGGTATATTTTGCAGGATGCCTTCCTAACCAGCTCTGAAGCCAATGTGCGCAATATGCAGATTGGGCATAGGGACGCCAAGGCATATGGCCAAGCTGCCAAGATCGGCTACTTCCCGGACACATTCGGCATTATGGGACAGACGCCTCAGCTTATGAGGCAGGCGGGTATCGACAACGCCTTTTTTGGTCGGGGCGTGAAGCCTACGGGCTTTAACAATACAGTGGCGGACTCCGAATACGAGTCCTCCTTCTCGGAGCTCATCTGGGAGGGGCCGGACGGCTCGCAGGTGCTGGGCATCCTGTTCGCGAACTGGTACAGCAATGGCAACGAAGTGCCGGTGGATGAGGAGGAAGCGCGCGAATATTGGGCTCGCAAGCTGGCCGATGCCGAGAAATATGCCTCGACGGGCGAGCTGCTCTACATGAACGGCTGTGATCATCAGCCTATACAGACGGATTTACCGCTCGCCATCGAAACAGCCAAAAAGCTGCATCCGGATATCGAGTTTCTTCATTCCAGCTTCGAGTCTTATCTGGACAAGGTAAGAGCTTCATTGTCCGGGGAGCTGTCCATCGTACGGGGAGAGCTGCGCAGCCAGCGCACCGATGGATGGTCCACGCTGGTGAACACAGCATCCGCACGGGTATACCTGAAGCAGCTGAACCAGCTTGGGCAGGCGCTTCTGGAGCGAACGGCGGAGCCGCTTGCTGCCATGGCGCATATGCTGGGCAAGCCATACCCGCATCATTTGTTCGTATACGCATGGAAGACGCTGATGCAGAATCATCCCCATGACAGCATCTGCGGCTGCAGCGTGGATGAGGTGCATCGCGAGATGATTACCCGCTTCGATAAGAGCCGCCATGTAGCGGAGACCATTGTGGATGACAGCCTGCAGACGATCGTCTCCAGCATTGATACAGAGGTGTTCGCGGCGTACGGCAGGGATGCGCTTCCTGTTGCCGTATTCAACACCAGCGGGTGGGAGAGAACGGGCGTCGTCTCTGTAGAGCTCGATGTGAGCCGTATTTATTACCGGGATGGCTTAACCCTGCCGGAGATGAATGCGCGCATGGAGAGTATACTTCTTGGGAACAGAGTGTTACGCAATGAACGGGGTGAGCCGGTGGCATGCGAGGTGGAGGATCTTGGCCTGCAATTCGGCTATGACCTGCCGGACGATCGATTCCGGCAGCCCTATATGTGCCGGCGAGTGAAGCTGACCTTCCAGGCGGTCTCCGTTCCAGCGCTGGGCTGGCGTACCTACGCATGGGCGCAGGGTGAGGGCGCTGCCGAGGGAGAAGCTCTCGCCGACAATCAGAGCTCTCTCCTGATAGGGGAGAAGGTGCTCGACAATGGCCGTATTCGAATTGAGATTGCTGAGGATGGCAGCTTCATGCTGGAGGACAAAGCGAGCGGCAGGACCTATCGCGATCTTCTTGTGTTCGAGGATACCGGCGATATTGGCAATGAATATATGTATCGTCAGCCAGACGGTGAGCAAGCCATTACCACTAAAGGGAAGAAGGCTGTGATCCGGATTGCGGAGAACACCGTTTTCCGCGCTGCGGTGGAGATTGAGCATGAGCTGCTAGTGCCTGCGGAGGGTGACGCTGTATTCGAACGCGAGAAGCGGGAAGCCGTCTATTATCCGGAGAGACTAGGCGCCAGAACCGGGGAAGCGTTTGTACCCCTCAAGATTAAAGCGCTTGTCAGTCTGGAGCGCGGCGCTCGGGGCGTCAGCGTAGAGGTGGTGCTTCGTAATGAGGCTAAGGATCATCGTATCCGCGCCTTGTTTCCGACGGATCTGGATGCTGCTCACCATTATGCAGACTCTGTGTTCGAAGCGGCACGCCGCGATAATGAGCCTTCGTCAGAGTGGCGCAATCCAAGCAATTGCCAGCATCAGCAGGCCTTTGTGGATGTTTGCGAGCAGAACGCTGGCCTGACCATAGCGAACCTTGGGCTGAACGAATACGAGCTGCTTCGCGATGGGCGCAACACCGCTGCCGTTACTTTGCTGCGGGCGGTTGGCGAGCTTGGTGATTGGGGCGTCTTCCCGACGCCAGAAGCGCAGTGCCTGGGCGAGCATCGTTTTGTTATGCAGCTGCTGCCTCATGATGGGGAACGCGGCCGCTTCCAGGCTTATGCGAAGGCTTACCAGCTGCAGACGGAATGGAAGCTTCAGCCGACGGGCATTCATGGCGGGGAGCTTCAGCCGACGGGAGCTGCTCTGGCGTGGTCAGGCGAGACGCTGGCCTTCTCCTCGATGAAGCTGGCCGAGGAGTCCGGCGACCTGATGCTTCGCTGGTTCAATATGGGAGGAAGCTCTCAGGAGCTGGAGGTACAGCTTCCCGAGGGCACGGTGGAAGCATATGAGAGCGATATTCTGGAGCAGCGCTCCGGAGAGATGCTTCAGGCCGGGACTGCAGCGGGCAGCGCCATGCTGACCACGAGACCTTACGGGATCGTGACGGTTGGCTGCCGCATCGGGAGCGGCGATACACCATAA